Within the Thermosynechococcus sichuanensis E542 genome, the region TGAGATTAGTGTTTGCGCCGCCCATGACATCTTCAATGGTGTTGCCCCAGAGGCGGTTACGGTTGTTTTCGGGAGTGCTGGCACGCAGACGACCCCGAATGGTGCTGGAGGGGATATAGGGTAGCTCGGTGTGGGATTCCCGTGCAATGCCGAGCAGGTTTCCCTCTTGGGTGGTGCCGCCTGTGTGCAGAGGAGAGAGGAGGTAAAGGTAAGCAACGTTCAGCATCATCAATCACCACTATGCGGTCAAAGTGTATGGGTGCTCACATATTTATCCATTGAGGTTGAACCAGTTATGCAGTGCCCCAGAGCAGTTGGCCGTAGTGAAGTTTTTCAAAGGTGGTACGGGCTTTGGCGGCCACACCACTGAGGAGTTGTTGGGGTTGGGGATGGGGAGGTGCTGCAAAGTAATAGAGGGTACCGGCTCTGACATAGGCACGCTGGGCTGAATAGCCTAGTCGCTCTTGACCACTGCGACGGGTGACGGTACTGAGGCCACCGGCCAAAAGGGGGCGATCGCCCACCACACCAATAAGATTGTCTTGCCAATCATGGGGGTACAGCCCATAAATGGGAGCATCGGCAGCCACTTGCGCCAAACCGGGGGTGAGCACATAGGCGACAGTTTCTTGACCCGTGCCTTGAAACGCTTCCAGAACTGCAAAGGGGTGCTCTTTTAGGGAATGCACCTGTGCCTGATGCCCCTCACCACCAATGCGTACCACTCCTTCTAAATTAGGAACACTGATACCCGCCACCAAGCCCCAGCCGGGATGCATCCGGTTCGCTACTTCCGTAAAGTAGCCGGCTTCATCTTCAACATTGCGACTCTGGGTTTGCATTTTGATGTGGGGGAGGACTTGAGTGGACCACGGAAAATCATGGAAGTGCTCTTTGGGCTTGAGTTGATCCAGTTTTCCCTGTAGATAGAGCACAAGGGCATCCAACCGCATTAGAGGAGCCGGGCGACCTTGAGGTTGCTCATTCTCCTTCAGCGTTGGTTCCACAATCGGGCGCAAATTCCCCGCCAAAGGATGGCAGATATGCTTCCAGGCCGGATCCTCCGTGGAAGCCGGTTGCGTGCGGGCAAATCCCTTAACTTTACTTAGGTCGGCACGATCATTCATATCGGCCTTTTCATTACTTTTGGTGCCGATACAGACTAAATCCTTGGGGGTGTCCACCCACACCTGATTTTTGTCATCAATGAGCAAAGGGCCAAGAAACTCCAGATTCTGACGGCGTTCGGTATAGGGATTACAAAGGGAGCGTAGGGCTTGAAAGACAGTAATTGGCAAGGGGGGAAAGAGACTTTTTGCCCAAGACCCTTCTCCCGGTTGAAAGGGACGAGAATCGCGAAAGAGGAGGACATCTAGGGGATCAAGACGATACCAATTTAATTTATTTGCCATGACTATTTGCTCCTTTGGGGTGGGAACCGTTTGTCAATAAAGAAGGCCATTAAGCGCAACAGGTTGAGGAGGTCTTGGAAATCAGTTCCCAGTTGACCTTCATGCTGAAGCGCCCAGTTTTCCCAGCGATCGCACCAATCGCAGAGGTTTTCAATATATTCCTGTGGCAAGTCTTTCTCACGGCGGCTGGCAATGCTGGCGATCGCCTTGCGAATCACCTGTTCCTGACTCAGCCAGCAATGTTGGGGTAACTCTGCCACCAATCGGTACAGCAAAGGGCTGACATCGTCATCCGCCTGTTGCAGTAATGCCTGCCAATCCGCTAAGCGATCGCCCTTCAACACAGCTTCCAGGACATTGCCGGATCCGTAGAGAACACGGAAACAGAGGCCATCCTTGCCGGGAAGTTTCTTCGCCCGCTCTTTTTCGGCTTGCCAGAGGTTTTCTAGGACAGTTGGCAGAGGCACGCTCCTGTAGGCAATCACCACCCCCATACTCATGGTTGCCCCTTGCCCCATTGTAAAGAGGCGACGCATTCCCAAGACCTCAGCCGCTTTGCTGCCCTGAACCGTCTGCCAGTAGTCCCCGTGGGGTTCAAATTCGCCGGCGGGATCGGTGCCGCCACACCATGCTTGGCGCAAAACATCAATTACTGAGAGGGCATCCTCAAGGGGAAGGATAGCCATGACATCATCGCCACCGCTATAGACCACACGACCACAGTGACGTTGCTCCACGAGGTAGGGTACGAGACGATTTGCGAAGTCTAACAGGGCACGGTTGAGTCCCACGTGGGTGGCAGGTCCCATGCGTTTGGGGGTCTCGTTAATCAGTTTTTGCCACTGGTCAGGATTTTCGATATAGCTCTTTTTTTGCTGAATGTCTTTGACAACGTTGCTCGCAACATACGCCTGATATTTCTTCAAATTGTGACCGCGAACGTAGTCGCCCATGCCATCGCCATCGGCCAAGAGGATACACCACCAGTCAGCGGGGGAGCGATCGCCCCAACCCACTCGTTTTTGTGCCCAATCCACCGCACTCCGCAGTGCTGCCAACTCTTCCTTGGTTTCCAGACCCACATCTTCTGCCAACCACTTGGCTGAGAACATCACACCGTTGTAATCCCCTAGCTTGGCATCCACTTGGGGAATCTGTGTGGGACGGCGAGTTTTGCCGCCAAAGCGATTGCGATAGGGCTGTAAATCCGGATCGGCAGTAAATTCTTGATTCAATTCTTGCCAATACTGCTTGACCTGATTGGGATACTCCACCATAAAGCGAGCAGCAGCGATACTACTGGCATTGGGAAAGCGCACTAAGTTCTCATAGTCTTCTTCCGAGCACTCAACCCCCAAAGCCTCCGCCACACCCCCATGCTTCCAGGCCATTCGCTTAGTGACTTCAATCGCATTCAAGCGCTCACTGCCATTAAATAGCCCCGGAAAGGCTTGGCTCATCACATACCAAAACAGGCGTAGCGAACTTGTAGGCAGGCCATGTCCCTCACGAAAGGGATCGCGGTACAGAAGATTGGGATGCAGGGCACTATAAGCCCCGGAAATTGAGGAACGCTCTCCCGGTGAAGCCGGAAACTGCCAGTTGCGCGTATTTTTGACAGCGGAGAGGGCTGACCCAAGGCGCTGTTGCAGCAATGGCCACCAGGTACCCACGTTAATCGTGGAATACACGTTTTCCTCAACCGCTGTGGGCAGGGGATTCTCGGCTTTTGCTAAGATGGCTTGAGCGGTTTTCCAGCTTGAGTAGTTGGCTGCTCGACGGTCACAGGTGAGGGATTTTTCTGGATCTCCTAGGGGAAAGGCAATCCAGTAGCTTTCCCAGAAGTTCTCTAATTGGGCTTCCCAAAGGGCATTCCACTCCCAGCGTCCCCCTTGCTGCCAACTGAGAAATTCTTTCTTTAACTCCTCCTGCTCTGCCGCCGGAAATTGTGTACCAATCCAATCTTGAATGTGAGCGACCCAGCGGGCGTCCTCATAACGACTGCGGACTTTGGCTTTGATGGCTTCGCGCACCTTTTTGCCCAGATTGAGCCATGTCTGGCGCAGATGCTCTTGCAGTTCCTGGCCAATGCTGTCTTTATCCTCGGCAGGAATCAGTGCCGTAATCACGTTGGGAAAGCCTGCAGTTACCAAGCTAGGGGAGGGTTGGCCTGTGGTTTCGACAGGTTTGGCAATGCCAAATTCCTTAAAGTAGCGTTCAAAGTCGGGATATTTTTGTAGCAGAAAGGCATCAATGATCGTTTGGTTGTAGAGATTGGGGGTAATGACAGTATCGGGGCCATAGCGTTCGGCAAGGAACCAGCAGGCCTTGGCACCTAAGTAGTGCAGGAGGTAGGAGCCTGACCAAAAGTCCAGCAGCTTCCGCGAAGATTTAATAAATTCCTGCACAGGGGAAAAGGAAAACATCAACAGCCAAGGGTGCTGCGGTCGATCTGCATTGCTGGCGTTTTTGGGAAAGAGCGTTCCGGCAAGGGCAGCGGTAATCGAGGTGTGGGCTTCGAGGGGGCAGTCGGGAATGCGTGTGTCTGAGGGCAGCAGCAGGATATCTTTGGCATAGACCGCTTGGCTTTTGATGTGGCGATCGCTGGCAATGGCTTCGCCATAAAATCGCCAAAACCACCAGAAGACCTTTTCAGCATTGCTTTCTTGGCCAATCCCGCCCCAGATGGACTGCTGCTCAATTTCAGCTAAATTCTCATCACTCAAACTGCCCGCAAAGGCAAAGTTCAAATCACTTTTGGCACCAGTAATCGGGTGGCGAATTTCCACTTGGGTGATGTTTACAGTGGTTGTTGGGGGGGTGCTCATGCCGCGCTGAAAGCTCAGGCGATCGCTAGCGGAGGCAATATGATCTGCCGTAACACCGCTGTGGTGATTCCACCAGTTTTGCAAGTCTTGGGCATGTTGGTTCAGACAGGATACTTGCTGCCATGCACCCTTGAGACCTTTGTTGCGGTACAACGCCTTGAGATAGGGGTCATGGAGGAGAGCAAAAAGTTTGCGTTCGTAGTACATGGATAGGCTTCCTAGAACAATTGACTCCACTGCGGATAACCAACCGGCCAGCAGGCGGGCGGTCGCAGCTAATGTTTTATCCAGCGTAGTTAGTCGGAATATGCAGGAGAGGCAAAACAAACAATTTTTTGTAATCTTTAACAATTTTTATAATTAACCGCAACAATTGGAAGACTTGAGGGTTGCTTTCGAGGGAGCTGCCAAATCCTCGTTCACTTGGTAGTGAATTCCCAAATGACCTAAGAGACGACCAACGCGGACATCTGCTTGGGCGCGCCGCTAACCAAACATATCGATAAACTCCTAGTGGTCAGTGTAATTTGAATTACAGACTATCCTGTCAAGTTCTTATGCTTACAGCGGCAGTTTCACGAATGTTCATATATGCGGCAGGGGCGAGAGCGTGGTATTGTGACTAGGTAGCGAAAAATTCCCCATCTACGCGGGGTTGCCCGCTGACCCAACTCAGTTAAGAGGCTGCCATGCTGTCAAAGGGCTTTGAGGTTGAACTCTACACGGGTAAACCCACGGGCGAGATTGTGGGACTGTCGGATCGAATTGTGCGGGACTTGCCGGGGTTTGTGCGTGAACCGGATAGCCGCAATGTTGAATTCACTACACCCCCTGTGTATCTCTATGATCAAGCCCTGTGTGACTTGCTGCGGCCTCGCTTTCGGCTGCGCGCCTATCTGCAATCTTTGGGGGATTTAACCCTTGTCCCCGGCAGCACCCTGAGCCTAGGGGATAGTCAACACTTTTATCGCTCTGACCCGCAGAACCCCTACCACACCTATATTGAGCAAACCTATGGCACGCGGGTGGTGACCGCCAGTGTCCACATCAACATTGGCCTGCGGCATCCAGAGGATTTGATCCGCGCCTGTCGGCTGGTGCGCATGGAGGCAGCGCTATTTCTGGCACTCAGTGCGTCTTCGCCGTTTCTCGATGGCAAGGTAACGGGCTATCACTCTACCCGTTGGGCAATCTTTCCCAAAACCCCACCCCAAGTGCCTTTATTTACTAGCCATGCCCACTTCATTGAGTGGACAGAAACACAGCTTCAACGGGGCACGATGCAAAATGTGCGGCATCTCTGGAGTGCGGTGCGTCCCAATGGCGATCGCCGACCCTATGATCTCAACCGCCTTGAACTGCGAATTTGTGATTTAGTCACGGATCCCATTGCCCTATTGGCGATTACTGCTCTTTTGGAAGCGCGACTCCTGCAATTGCTGGATACCCCTGACCTTGACCCCCTCCGCTGGGGTGATGGTGAGATGCTGGCACAACTGGCCGATGAAAACGAGCAGCTTGCCGCCAAAAGTAGCCTAGAGGCAGTGTTGACCCATTGGCGCGATCGCCGGCAGCTAACGGCAGCCACTTGGATAGCGGAACTCTATGAAGAGGTCTGGCCGATCGCCAAAGCCCAGGGCTTTAGCTGCTTTCTGGCACCGATTAAGAAAATCCTGCGACAGGGGAATACTGCCCAGCAATGGTTGGCGCAATATGCAGCGGGACAGTCCATCCCTGAGATTATGGCCGCCGCCGTACAGGAGATGGCCGCCAGCGAACAGGAATTTGCAGATCAACTCTGTCAACCAGTGGTAGCAGTACGGGGCTAAGCATGGCGCATTTGTTCATTAGCACAGGGGAGGTCTCTGGGGATTTGCAGGGTGCCCTACTAGTGAAGGCACTCTATCGCTTGGCGGCAGAGCGGGGGATTCCCTTAGAAATTTCTGCCCTTGGGGGCGATCGCATGGCTGCTGCGGGGGCAAAGCTACTCTTTAATACCGGCGGGATTGGCTCCGTGGGGCTACTAGAAGCTCTGCCACTGATCAAACCAACGATCGCGCTGCAACTCAAGGCACGCCGCTATCTACGACAGCACCCACCTGATTTGGTGGTTTTGATTGACTACATTGGCGGCAATGTGGCCATGGGGCGGTTTATTCGCAAGCATTTTTCTGTACCGATGGTGTACTATATTGCCCCCCAAGAGTGGGTCTGGTCCCACAGCCTCAAGACGACTCGTCAAATTGTTGCCCTCAGCGATCGCCTGCTTGCCATTTTTCCAGAGGAAGCCAGCTATTACCGCCGTCATGGCGCCAATGTCGTTTGGGTGGGCCATCCCCTGTTGGATCGCATTGCGGCGGCTCCCAGTCGAGAAGTTGCCCGTCAAAGTTTGGGTATTGCTGCCGATGAGCTAGCGATCGCCCTGTTGCCCCTGTCTCGCAAACAGGAAATTCAATCCCTCCTGCCCCTGATTTTAGGGGCTGCTACGAATATCGCTAAAGCCTATCCTGAGGCCCGCTTTTGGTTACCCCTGTCTCTGCGGCAGTATCGCCCAGCCATTGAAGCCGTCCTCAAACAGTATCCAATTCCCGTCACCCTTGGGGAAGACTCACTGCAAGTTCTGGCAGCAGCGGATCTGGCGATCGCCAAGTCTGGCACTGTGAATTTAGAAACAGCCCTTTTGAACGTGCCCCAAGTTGTGATCTACCGTGTCCATCCCCTCAGTTTGTGGCTTTATCAACGCTTCTTGAAGTTTGATCTCAAATTTGTCTCCCCCCCCAATTTACTCGTGAATCGAGAAATTGTCCCCGAACTGCTCCAAGAACGAGCCACCGTTGCCAACATTACCGCTGCTGCCCTTGAGTTGCTCACTCATCCAGAGAAACGCTTAGCGATGCAAGCAGGCTATGCCGAAATGCGAGCTGTCATGGGTGCCCCCGGCGTCGTTGATCGCGCCGCCACAGAGATTCTCGATCTGTTGATCAACAGAAAATGTGCAGGATCAGCGACCCTACACGAGTGAGTAAACAACTGGCTCAAGTGTTAATGAGAAAATTCTCTACTGTTGCGGTTTCATGGGGCGATTGCCTTGACGGCGCTGCTGCATCTGGGTGGCCAAGGCTTGCCGTTGTTGTGGTGTGAGAATACCCCGCATAGCCAGCATGCTTTCAAAGCGGAGGGAGGCCAGTTGGTTTTCCAGTTGGCGGACTTGTTGATATTTACTGCGGATTTGATCCTCCGAGGCATTACCGCTCATCATCTGCCGCAGTTCTTGCTTGGCAGTGCGCAGTTGGTTGCGGGTTTGCTCCATTTGACCTTGATATTGTTGCCGCACGGCTTGCAAACGTTGCCGCTGCTCTGGGGTGAGGTTGAGGTTCTCCAGATTCGCTCCCCAGCGAGGTCCGCCATAACCAGGCTCAGCGAAGGTCGAGGGAGCGATCGCCACCAAGGGGCTAAGGGCGCTACATACCAAAAGTGCTGCGAGGGATTTTTTTAACATGGCTGTGTTCTCCTTTATTACAAATTGGAATGATAGATTACTCAAAAAGAGGGGGTTCGGCATCGTGGAACATTGCCTGCCAATTGGTTGTGATGAAGGTTTCTACTGGATCTGGAGGAGTTTGCTTTGCCACTTGAGCTGATGGTTTGAGAAACCACACACTGGTGGCGGTTGCGATCGCCCCAGCCCCAAGGACGTAGGCCACTTGCCAACGCCGTTTCTTCAAATGATGCTGACGAAGCGCGGCTTGGACAATCTGCTGCTCCAAATGGGGAGGTGGTGGTGGGGGTGTTCCCGCATAGGTTCGTAGAAAGTTCACCAAGGCTGTATCCTCCGCAGGTGGGGGTTCACGTTTCATAGGCTGACTCCGGCCTCTGTAAAGTAAGCGCGCAATGTACCACGAGCACGAAAGAGACGGGATTTTACTGTACCGACTGGAATTTTGAGAATTTCAGCAATCTCTTTTTGGGGTAAGCCCTGCAGGTCATGCATGACCAAAACACTGCGGTACTCTAGGGGCAATGTGGCTAAACCGCGCTGTACTAAATCCTCATAATGCAATTGCCGCAGATCCAGTCCAGGGGTGAGTGGCTCACTTTGAGACAGGTACTGCTGATGTCGCGATTTGCGCGTGGCCAGTTGACGGCGATAGTCGCAAGCCACATTCCAAGCAATCCGATAGAGCCATGTGGAAAACTTTGCCTCATGTTTGAGACCCTTTAGCCCCTTCCATGCCCGCAAGAAAACCTCCTGCACCAAATCATCCAGGGCAACTGCACCGCACAACTGAAACAGGAGCGATCGCACCCGCTGTTGATGGCGTTGATAGAGTTCCCGAAACCCATTGGGATGACCAGAAAGGCATTGCTCAATAATTCGCCGATCGGGATCATTGACTTGGGGTCGGGTCACGATATCCGTTGATGCCGTTGCCGCTGATAGGGGTAAAGATACACTCATGCGAGGTATCACTCCATTAACGTAATCCTCTATTTAGACGGGGTATCAAAAACAGTGGTTCAAGACCCTTAGCAGTACGGTTCGCTAGAATTTGGGAAACAATTGCGGCTTCAGGCTGGACTATACTAAACGTCGGATGCTCTGACAGGGAACTGATCGTGAATATCGCTGAAATTTTTAACCGTGGTGGCTTGGCCATGTGGCCACTACTGATTCTCTCGATCTTGACCTTAGGCACCATCTTTGAGCGGCTTTGGTTTTGGAGCATTGTCCTGCGGGGAGAGACGAAACTGGCCGAGCAGATTCTGGATGCTGCTCGCCACGATTGGCAAGAAGCCATTGAATTAGCAGCAAATGCCTGTGACCAACCCATTGGTCGCTTCCTTTACACCCCTTTGCAACTGATTGATACCAACCCAGAAATCTTTCGCCTTGCCTTG harbors:
- the lpxB gene encoding lipid-A-disaccharide synthase — encoded protein: MAHLFISTGEVSGDLQGALLVKALYRLAAERGIPLEISALGGDRMAAAGAKLLFNTGGIGSVGLLEALPLIKPTIALQLKARRYLRQHPPDLVVLIDYIGGNVAMGRFIRKHFSVPMVYYIAPQEWVWSHSLKTTRQIVALSDRLLAIFPEEASYYRRHGANVVWVGHPLLDRIAAAPSREVARQSLGIAADELAIALLPLSRKQEIQSLLPLILGAATNIAKAYPEARFWLPLSLRQYRPAIEAVLKQYPIPVTLGEDSLQVLAAADLAIAKSGTVNLETALLNVPQVVIYRVHPLSLWLYQRFLKFDLKFVSPPNLLVNREIVPELLQERATVANITAAALELLTHPEKRLAMQAGYAEMRAVMGAPGVVDRAATEILDLLINRKCAGSATLHE
- a CDS encoding Spy/CpxP family protein refolding chaperone; this translates as MLKKSLAALLVCSALSPLVAIAPSTFAEPGYGGPRWGANLENLNLTPEQRQRLQAVRQQYQGQMEQTRNQLRTAKQELRQMMSGNASEDQIRSKYQQVRQLENQLASLRFESMLAMRGILTPQQRQALATQMQQRRQGNRPMKPQQ
- the cas10 gene encoding type III-B CRISPR-associated protein Cas10/Cmr2, whose protein sequence is MYYERKLFALLHDPYLKALYRNKGLKGAWQQVSCLNQHAQDLQNWWNHHSGVTADHIASASDRLSFQRGMSTPPTTTVNITQVEIRHPITGAKSDLNFAFAGSLSDENLAEIEQQSIWGGIGQESNAEKVFWWFWRFYGEAIASDRHIKSQAVYAKDILLLPSDTRIPDCPLEAHTSITAALAGTLFPKNASNADRPQHPWLLMFSFSPVQEFIKSSRKLLDFWSGSYLLHYLGAKACWFLAERYGPDTVITPNLYNQTIIDAFLLQKYPDFERYFKEFGIAKPVETTGQPSPSLVTAGFPNVITALIPAEDKDSIGQELQEHLRQTWLNLGKKVREAIKAKVRSRYEDARWVAHIQDWIGTQFPAAEQEELKKEFLSWQQGGRWEWNALWEAQLENFWESYWIAFPLGDPEKSLTCDRRAANYSSWKTAQAILAKAENPLPTAVEENVYSTINVGTWWPLLQQRLGSALSAVKNTRNWQFPASPGERSSISGAYSALHPNLLYRDPFREGHGLPTSSLRLFWYVMSQAFPGLFNGSERLNAIEVTKRMAWKHGGVAEALGVECSEEDYENLVRFPNASSIAAARFMVEYPNQVKQYWQELNQEFTADPDLQPYRNRFGGKTRRPTQIPQVDAKLGDYNGVMFSAKWLAEDVGLETKEELAALRSAVDWAQKRVGWGDRSPADWWCILLADGDGMGDYVRGHNLKKYQAYVASNVVKDIQQKKSYIENPDQWQKLINETPKRMGPATHVGLNRALLDFANRLVPYLVEQRHCGRVVYSGGDDVMAILPLEDALSVIDVLRQAWCGGTDPAGEFEPHGDYWQTVQGSKAAEVLGMRRLFTMGQGATMSMGVVIAYRSVPLPTVLENLWQAEKERAKKLPGKDGLCFRVLYGSGNVLEAVLKGDRLADWQALLQQADDDVSPLLYRLVAELPQHCWLSQEQVIRKAIASIASRREKDLPQEYIENLCDWCDRWENWALQHEGQLGTDFQDLLNLLRLMAFFIDKRFPPQRSK
- the gshA gene encoding glutamate--cysteine ligase yields the protein MLSKGFEVELYTGKPTGEIVGLSDRIVRDLPGFVREPDSRNVEFTTPPVYLYDQALCDLLRPRFRLRAYLQSLGDLTLVPGSTLSLGDSQHFYRSDPQNPYHTYIEQTYGTRVVTASVHINIGLRHPEDLIRACRLVRMEAALFLALSASSPFLDGKVTGYHSTRWAIFPKTPPQVPLFTSHAHFIEWTETQLQRGTMQNVRHLWSAVRPNGDRRPYDLNRLELRICDLVTDPIALLAITALLEARLLQLLDTPDLDPLRWGDGEMLAQLADENEQLAAKSSLEAVLTHWRDRRQLTAATWIAELYEEVWPIAKAQGFSCFLAPIKKILRQGNTAQQWLAQYAAGQSIPEIMAAAVQEMAASEQEFADQLCQPVVAVRG
- a CDS encoding sigma-70 family RNA polymerase sigma factor, whose protein sequence is MSVSLPLSAATASTDIVTRPQVNDPDRRIIEQCLSGHPNGFRELYQRHQQRVRSLLFQLCGAVALDDLVQEVFLRAWKGLKGLKHEAKFSTWLYRIAWNVACDYRRQLATRKSRHQQYLSQSEPLTPGLDLRQLHYEDLVQRGLATLPLEYRSVLVMHDLQGLPQKEIAEILKIPVGTVKSRLFRARGTLRAYFTEAGVSL
- a CDS encoding type III-B CRISPR module-associated Cmr3 family protein, producing the protein MANKLNWYRLDPLDVLLFRDSRPFQPGEGSWAKSLFPPLPITVFQALRSLCNPYTERRQNLEFLGPLLIDDKNQVWVDTPKDLVCIGTKSNEKADMNDRADLSKVKGFARTQPASTEDPAWKHICHPLAGNLRPIVEPTLKENEQPQGRPAPLMRLDALVLYLQGKLDQLKPKEHFHDFPWSTQVLPHIKMQTQSRNVEDEAGYFTEVANRMHPGWGLVAGISVPNLEGVVRIGGEGHQAQVHSLKEHPFAVLEAFQGTGQETVAYVLTPGLAQVAADAPIYGLYPHDWQDNLIGVVGDRPLLAGGLSTVTRRSGQERLGYSAQRAYVRAGTLYYFAAPPHPQPQQLLSGVAAKARTTFEKLHYGQLLWGTA